The genomic DNA TATGACTCCTAGCATAGTGTAAATCAGATCTTAactgtacagttttagagaaattCCAAGTTAAAAGTCGCATATTGGCACTAATAATCGAAAAAATATCAACTTTgagatgcaataaaaacaaatatgtccATAAGTTCTGGACAAGACtgactaggttgtgttcaggacatgtATGACTACTAGCACAGTGTAAATCCCACATTTCTACTCtacagttttagagaaatttcaaGTTAAATGTCCCATATTTGCAGACTATATCGAAGGTCTGAGAGGTATAGAGCATCTGTGAAGCTATACAAAAAGatcactgaaacaaaaacacaattttgtttttattacatcttaAAGTTGATCATTTTTTGGATTAAAAAGTGCCAATATGGGACATTTAATTTGACACTTTCATGTCTGATTTACACTATGCTAGTAGTgatagatgtcctgaacacaacctagtcaTTCTTGTCCAAAACTTatggaaaatgtagtttttgcTGCATTTAAAAGTTGATGATTATGCCAATATGGGACTTTTAActtaatattgttattgttaagtCCAGTTATTGGGCTTctcgtgttttattttgaaaacccgATGTCACTGTGTCGGATGTCAGATAATTTGATTAGAAATGAACGTAAAAATACCTTTGACGTCCAAGTGAAGGACTTGTTTGTGGTGCAGGTGTTCTAACGCCCCCAGTGTCTGATGCAGGTAGTGCAGGGACAAATCCTCAGGGAGTGAGTTCATCTCTTTGAGGAGCTGGGCCAAACAAGCTGCAAAGGTTTGGAAATGGTATGTTGGTTTTGTAACCCCCATGGTCAAGAAGCTTCACATTGTTCATATGGAAGAGCTTTAGTTAGTTAGTGTGTATTCAATTATTTTCACCTGGTTTTAAATCCATGAAGAGCACGACGTTCAGGCCCTCGCTCACGGCCCCAAAGAGCTCGACGACTCGAGAAGAGTTGAGAGCGCTCCACGTGCTCACCTCCTCACCGCTGAAGTGACTAAGTGGAATCTGAGACGATTGGACACACGACATCTTTTTTAACTCAATCCTCATTTTAcagaacatttttttccaaagcGTTGGGTGTTGGTGCGTATCTGGATTTCCCAGAgtgactcacacactctctgtctctcttggcTTACCCTCTTGGCAGCACATTCGAATCCCGTCCTTTTGTCCCGAACACAGAACACGTCACCGTATGAGCCGTTCTGTATGTGGTGGAGAATGCAGTATTCTTCTCCCTCCCTGTACTGACAACTGCTGGGCTGAAGTTGCTGGAAGACAgaggcaaacacacatgaatgtgtttcttttgaAGGTTGAAGCTGTCTGCTGTAACGTAATAAAAGTGAACTGGATGTTTAGTCAGAGTCAACATCTACTTTGACTTTGAGAGTCAAACAACAGTTTGGATATCGTATCTCAACAAAGTGTAGTTGAACCCGTCGGTTTCACACCCCGAGGCTTTGAATGCAAACAATAACGATTTTAATAATGACTTCTTGCTTTAAACTTATTATGTAGAGTGTACGATTACTTAGAGATAATGTGCTTACTCCCAAATAAAGAGTTGTACAGGTACGGAGGTATTGTTTGATCAACTACAGCCCTGTAAGTACAAAGTTATCTGACAAACTGTCATtatacaagcttttttttttaatcttttttttacttcttgaCCTTCTGATTCTTCTGAACTTCAGGAGTGACAAGTTAAACTGCCCGATCATCCCTGCATCCCCCTTTGACATCACTGATTTGATGATGTTAAAGCAGTGTTTAGTGTGAGGGCAAATTAAAAAGGCAATATAAGTAAACAACCATGTCTCACTTCATGAAATATGAGTCCCTCCGTGAGAGGGACACCGTGTCTCCAGTCTTTCAGATTATATTTGATCAAATCTTCAAAGAAAGGTGACACGAAACTCTTCGGCATCTGCGTCACTCTGCCTCTCAGCTCCTCCAAACTCACGTCCTGCTGGGATGTGTTCGCCGTGCTGGAGGCGCCGCTGGAGTCTGAAAGTCCCAGCAGGCTTTCAACACATCCACTAGAGTCCGAATACCAGTCAGCGTGATTGGAGTTAAACCCAGACACGCGCATCAAGTCGAGGGGTGAATTGGATGATATTTTGGCCTCGTCTCTAGACTTCTCTGGTGCTTGTGTGTCGTCCTCTGCACAGCAGGATGAGTCTGAGTCACTATCGTAAGTGCAGACAGACTCAGAGTCCTGCTCAGGACCACAATCAGAGTCCGAGCCTCCTCTGTCCACGGGGCTGGATGTGTTGGATCTGTATTGGTCTACTGATGGAGACACTTCCTCTAATGTTCTGACGTCACGTACGTAGAGGTGTCGGCCTCCATGGCTGCAGGCGCTCGAGACCAAGTCAGTGAACTGAGGAGGAGGCGGGATGATCTCGGCCGACGATGGTGCCTCCGTGCCTAATGATTTCAGCCAGTCGATCTCCTGGACCCACAGGCCACAGATCACGGGAGGTTGTTCCCCGTCCTCCTGGCTCTGTCTTGCTCTGGCTTTCCTGCgctgtttcctctgcaggtGGTAGTGCGGGAGTTTGGCGGCCTCCTCTAAGTCCTCGTCCTCTGTGTCACTCACAAAGGCCGACTCCTGACTGACAGACCTGCAAATGAGGAGATGAAGAGTGTGTTTAGTGAAGTGTTTGAGCGGAAAATTACCTCAACggtcagtttattaggtacagtgttgtaatgcaacaaagtacaaatactttgctattgtacttttacttcactacatttcctctaactgttactcattactaccaaataaaatcagaagaagaagagttggtaatggtctgtgtttatatagagcttttctagtgttgatgaTCTGCTTTACACGATATAGTtctcacccattcacacgctgcaacatgggattattgctcaaggacacatatagacaagcagagccaggaattgaacccacaaccttctgccatggctcaatccttactcttCTTATACAactgaagtacattttatgccagaaaattacttttgatacttaagtacagtaaatgtcatatactttaagtatacttttacttaaagggcagtttcacccatattttttccacttggtcaaatgcagaataaaattgtttaatttgacacaatttgactttttttattattattattttagttttttactcCTAAAattggacagaaacacagtaaagagcagtgtagggcttttattgtcactaggaagtgactttgacgtcaactttttgtctaattcatatattattatttattttttcaatcccaacctcctctgttgttgttgagaCATGTAtggtatctcagatccactgtctgatgatcaaataacacatttatctctggaaattagtaaaaaaaacagctgtattTTTTTGAGTGAAGTGGTcctttaagtaatattataaaaagtaacTTCAACTTGAAGTACATTtttggtaagatacttgtacttttactcaagtatccctttttttaaggtactttataccaTACATGCTCAGGTGCACCACTGATGCTGACTCTATACGGCGTGTGGCTGAATCGCTATCACGTTACTGTTCCTCCATTCATTATTTATGTTACCTTTGTCCTCACTCGTCCTTATAGGTAAGTGTGTCGCATCCAGTGTGCGACACACTCTATtgtcagaaatgtaatataagTATGTGAGTGTAAGAtaactttcaaataaaaaaaaaaaaatttggtttTTGTGGGTGCCGCCATCTTCTGTCATTTATAGGTCACATTTTTTATAGGTTTataggttttttgtttgtcttcttatgtggtGCTGAGTGAAAGTTAGGTCTAATTTTATAAgtcatttttagtagtgatatgaagtagcaataattgtgcagaaaattagaccatttttcttttcgAACCGAGTTCACAGAGTGATTTTCCAAATTTCAACATGTTGAGTCGTTTTTGCTCAGGTGcatttatatagttggtgataGTTCTTTTTTCCctgattgtctaggttgtgctgaaaaaaaggatataagacactcacATTCTTACCCTCTGTATGTTTAAGTATAGCGATGGTAAAGGCAGCCAAAATGCTTcatgttctaagggttaatgacAGTTTTGGAATGAgatattcataaataaatgaccCTCGGCATGTGTGGATTGTGTATTTTCGAGGTACCTGAGCTTTTTGAGCTGTTGAGATCTTGAGAAGGAGCCCTGTGTGCCGGTGGGACTGAACTCCTGAAAGTCCTCTCCTGAGagagtgaaatgaaaaaaaataaaataaataagattgaAATACTGATTAAAACATTAATGACTGTCTTTGTTGGTTTATATTCACAGTCTTAAACAACAGAAGTCTTACTTTCAGCCTGTGCAACTATAGAGACACAGGGATCTTCCACTTCATGGCCCTCTGTGACCACGTGTTTGGCGGTGCCGTGCTGCATCGCCCGACTCAGGTGTGGAGCTATGGCTTGGACCAGTGAGTCCTTTTCCTCCTCACGTCCTTGACTGCTTTCCTCTTTGCCAAGAAACGAGAGCTCGGAGCCTCCGGCCACAATAATGAACGGAGTGTTGGAGTTGAACACCCGAGGTATGGCCATCTCTCTGTCAGCGTCTGTGTGGCGTCTGCTTTGTGAGAACTGAGAACAaagaagagacacaaaacaggtcaaaaacacaaaagtaatgtgggacaaaaacattttaaaaccggatttcatttgtttttacttcagGGACATTCAGGGACGATAAAGGTAAAAAATGGAatcatatataaaatgtaatatacatccataatctgttaaaaaacagtCTTCAAATACCAACATGTAAtgttaaatataacatttttatgtaaGAAAAGGGATGTCATGAGGTTTGCAGGCGTTTAAACTGAAgccaaagagacaaaaaagtaaggAAGTTCCATTTGGGGAAGGAACGTGTGCAGAGTGAGAAGTTGAACCTCTGGAGGTCAGCAAAGACAAGGCTCTCAGGTGGTGTTGAGTTTCACTTAAAGCACTGGGTTTATGTAcctgaccagaccagaccagaccagaccgcttccacactgacagacataactgaaaagtgaatcattgtattttttctttaccGTTATGCCTGGTCTAGGGGAGGCCGACATAAAAAAATGCTCAACTTCCTCAagactgaaaaaataaataataattcaaagaACCCCTGAACCAAAGAAGCATGTTTTCTTTACAAGTAATAAAGAAGACGACCAAATAGCTTCAGGATGGGCAAAGCAAAGggcaaactaacaaacaaacgaaTCTCACTCGAAAATAAACACATCTTAACTGTCAATTCAACAACAAATGCCCTCGAGAGGAAAACTGaatcaaaataacaaactacCTATCCCTACAAACTACCCCTAAAAACCCATGTTTTTACTGggcttttaaaacatttcagttatCCCTGTTAGTTGTGTAGTAGTGatgttatttagatttttttttatgaacaaatatGATAGCAATTGGTTCAGTATTTGCTGGATAAAGCTGTTGGGATCTTTGACAGAGGTAATAaataatttctctctctctctcacacacacacacacacacactggtttccatgacttcagaggacattgcattgacttacattcaatTCCTGTAGactttaaccacaattactagtgccctaatcctaaccttaacctctgCCTAACTTTAAGTAATAATTGACATTATTTTTGTCCTTCTAAAGAAGACacgtccccacaacataaggaataccaggtgtacacacacacacacacctgtcagtccCTCCATAGTGTAACACCTTCCTTCCATACGTCACTCCagtgtaactttatttttaatcaacttAAATTCgtctttaaaacacacatgaattCAGCCCGAGTTGACACAGCACATTTGTGACTGGCAGGCGTTTCTACTGGGACGGCCTTTGCTGGTATTTTGCTGCGGCGCGGGCGTGAATGAACagacaccaacaccaacaccaacgcCTGGCGGAGGTGAGTATAAATAGCACGCAGAGAAGCGGCGGCGTGCTTTCCACTGGGCCCGGCCAGCTGTCCGAGTCTCTCTTCGCGCAGCGTCTCAGCTCCTTCCTCTCCATGTTGACTGGGATACAGTTGAGGGATCAAAACAGACAGTACAGTGAAGCACACAGCGTTACCTGGAGGGGGGTTATACCGTAGATCCAcacctgacctttaacctcagaGCTACTAAACAGCCTTGCATTGGTGTGTTTTAAAGGAAAGACCTGTCCACATCACCTGTGAGCTTCCCAGACGACAACTTCCCTCCCAACGACTAAACAAAAATCACAGCACTGTCACAGAACAGCGTGAAACTCCTGCGTCCCCTGAATCAGCCGAGCTCATTACCTCACAAGGAGAATCAGGTGCgtgtccccctcctcctcctgctgtgagCCCGTGATCCTGATGAGAAGAagtggagaaaagtgtgtgttccttactgtgtctctcagtgtgtgtgtgtgtttggcttgtGTTCTGTGTATATCAGTATCCAAACCTACCGGCTTTCTGCCCCCCGCATGCAGCCTTTGCTGATTGGCGtgtgaccatgtgtgtgtgtgtgtgtgtgagttatgatctcttctctgcctcctcccaccacccacacacaaataCCAGTGTCCACAGTCGATGTCCTCTGTGACACTTGGGGTCTCGTCTCTGAATGCTCTTTCAGCTCCttgaaggtttttatttaattattgtaaaatttaaaaattaaagaaacaaatgatactttcacagcacaggtgtcaccaaactcaaggcccgcgggccacatccGGCCCACCGTGCACTTATGTTCGGCCCGCGAGATAATAAGtctttcctgctttattttactCCAGTGACTCGCTGATCAAGTTACCTcgccagtaaaataaataaacacagacgcCAGAGGGGGCTCAGCCCCTCATTTGTATGTGGCTCCCTCTCTTTTAGCGTTATAAATCTAGTCAACATTATTCACTACTATTCAAGATACATGTGACTACAGACCTGTAAGTGCTATTCTACTGAAATCAGGACATCAGGCAAGACGCATGAATGTGGACAATGGAAAATCAGCTTCTGGCCCTCGTTTTTAAACTGCCAgtcctgcatttaaaaaaataaaaaagaatctgTTAGTGAAGCAGCTGCAGCGACAGTTTCGCACAAACTTTACATGGTCAAGACGAAACATTAGACAAAATATTCAGAGTTAAATCGAGACTTTAACTAACTACACGTACAGCAGCCACGTCATTGCAAatgtatagtaaaaaaaaagtgtaatatttCCCTTTAGCAGTACTTTCCTGCTCtgcttataataataataataataaaatacatcaaaaacaaaCGTATTTATAACTTATGTACACAAATCCTTTTAAATTTACTGTATTAGCAatacactttatttttaatttaagattTACGGTCAAAGACACTTGATATTAACGACTACAGCACGTAACTGTGACAAAAATACAACTGTGTTCATTTGAATATTAAGTCACATTATGTGTTATCTCATTAATTATACTAAAAGCGTTGTacatacaaaaacatcaaataaattataattaagCATACATGTCATGGTCAGCATGAAGCCAATTTAGACATAAATAAGAAGCTGTTTTAGTGTATTATTAACAAATGCAATATTTTAACCACTAATATTTATTAGAAAGTCTCAAAGTTTTCACGATTCATATTCAGGCAATTTgtcataaaaataatttcatcaACCGACACATCTGTTGTCCCACATACAGCAGACATGACCGGAATCTGTCCTGTGGGAATTAACAAAATACCAGAGGAGGGAGTGTGTGTTGTAATTTGGGTGGAGGGTCTCTCTCCCTGGCAACATCTGAATGGGCTCAGCGATGGACCAATAGTGAGGCTGAGGAGAAAGTTTAGTCTCACGTCAAATGGGGTTTTTGTCACTTGGGTCCTCGCTGCTGTTGGGGGGTGAACTCTGCTAAACATAGACCCGACAAGCCTCAGTGAGGCTGTGGCACTTCTTCACGTCTAAAAATATTGATAAATCGGCACGATTGTGGAAAAACGGGTGACGGGCAGGTTGTTGGATGAACCATCAGCAGTTATTACAGTAAACATGATGAATAATTAGTTTTTTGACCTGGAACAGGTTAAGGAAACCTGTGGCTCTAGATCCCTGTGacccctctgcagtggctccctatagttcttttattattagggcccgagcacgAACGTTAGTGAGCAGAatggctattattattattattattattattttgtggctTTGccgtcatttttgagggggttaacgtgcatgaaaacacttttcacggaggtcaggtctggcgaaaatgcgatattggcatagtgcCGGACccgtgtgttgctcaagggctctatagcgcccccctaaGATGGAAACAGAGAGGTAGGCCAACATGTGCCAGTGTTGTTTCCCAGGTAAAAACAGCAGTTTTCTTCAGGTActtcttaaatttcataaacGCAACAAACTATAGtttgtttataaatgtattacatGATGTTGTCTTCATTTCATGGGCGAAATAGGTTTTGTGGCtccaaaataataattacattttggtGTATTCTATATATTATTGTCGGGAGACAATGGTACCGCACCATGGGTCagtttttttgaatgattcaaGCTTTATAATGACATGGAGGAAAAACTGAACctacaaaataaatatcaattcacataattattcttttttatcaaCTCTTTTAAAACCGGACATTCAATGATGATTAAAATGAGTTCCCAGTTACGTTCAAAAACAGCCAGTttttgaacaacacacacacacacacacagcagaggccTCTGTGTGACCTAATTTTTGAGCTTGAACGCCATTTGCTTCCCTTTGTTTTCCACTCAAGCAGAAGAGCCTccaatgtatgtgtgtggggttttttttagccactagagggcagatGATGTAATAAAGCTCAGCTATCAGGTTGGCACTGTTGCCCAAGctgacaggaaagtgaagtgggacacacacacacacacacacacacacacacacacacacacacacacacacacacacacacacacacacacacacacacacacacacacacacacacacacacacacacacacacacacacacacacacacacacacacacacacacacacacacacacacacacacacacacacacacacacacacacacacacacacaccctcaatCCTCTTCTCCCTCCAGCTGTCCTGTTTACTCTGGTCGTCATAACAATTTTCTGATGACGAGGACGACGAAGGCGGGGGTGAGAGTAAGAGGATACGCGGGGTAAAGGTCAGAGGAAGTGTGTGGGCCCGTCGTGTTGACTGATTCAACTTCAAAGATGACCTCGACAACTTTAATTATCATATTGAATCTCCACACAGACATAATCAACTcttaaaacatgaagaaaacaaagaaaatttttttttttttcttgaagtgTCTACAAGTAAGAAACCACGCCCCTAAAGCTGCATGTAGCTTAAAGGGCCAGTGCCAGtgtttcattcaaaaataaaacttttattataagtgtacaatcacttgAATGTAAGTTTATATTCTAAGTTTATATCAGAAACCTgttcagctctacagaggccaccattttggaccactttGTCTTTTGCAGTAGCCA from Solea solea chromosome 21, fSolSol10.1, whole genome shotgun sequence includes the following:
- the LOC131448298 gene encoding serine/threonine-protein kinase pakF — its product is MAIPRVFNSNTPFIIVAGGSELSFLGKEESSQGREEEKDSLVQAIAPHLSRAMQHGTAKHVVTEGHEVEDPCVSIVAQAEREDFQEFSPTGTQGSFSRSQQLKKLRSVSQESAFVSDTEDEDLEEAAKLPHYHLQRKQRRKARARQSQEDGEQPPVICGLWVQEIDWLKSLGTEAPSSAEIIPPPPQFTDLVSSACSHGGRHLYVRDVRTLEEVSPSVDQYRSNTSSPVDRGGSDSDCGPEQDSESVCTYDSDSDSSCCAEDDTQAPEKSRDEAKISSNSPLDLMRVSGFNSNHADWYSDSSGCVESLLGLSDSSGASSTANTSQQDVSLEELRGRVTQMPKSFVSPFFEDLIKYNLKDWRHGVPLTEGLIFHEQLQPSSCQYREGEEYCILHHIQNGSYGDVFCVRDKRTGFECAAKRIPLSHFSGEEVSTWSALNSSRVVELFGAVSEGLNVVLFMDLKPACLAQLLKEMNSLPEDLSLHYLHQTLGALEHLHHKQVLHLDVKVDNVLLSADCRDTFLCDFGLSQTLDDSGQSTKAFRGTAFPGTQTHMAPEVARGDRLCAKADVWSSCCMLLHMLNGCHPWIRYYSHPLCLQIVNEPPPLWEVPSTCNNFTAKVFRAGLQKDPDRRASAKELRRKTTQALRAVGGLNPWSLKNAREILHRGKNAPSEDTQCSLSPGKTPNKPSAAASAPTMHWVSPWRTTAVEEDGNDREDGDSDLISEVEVDSFKMERDSQPKSLRDDYAEKDWDTESDSDVDMYMGEEEFIQEKWLKMDRDYEGDWEEEGQEDGEEDEEWDSSVSTEYHRALRGLFPLLQKGQANDSPWGSEAELEYLRDDVAIGAMIQTPSPEPRDDPPSCFSCSETSQIDVSEKDSDHSSDDLSSGVFSSCNSQTGGHLEWMAAENKPHLHCFQGVDIWIENVQGECLRIREHRQVKVGHVAVGISEQISGKAFTLETLDRKMVSFDQEIKESCVWFRFVPAPDTCRRWRWRVRDGKLELQE